Genomic window (Candidatus Neomarinimicrobiota bacterium):
TTTCTACTGGGACATGTCCACTTTTTCAATTCCACTTTTAATATTTTTAATTGGAGGTGGAATAGGGACGGCAATGCTTTCAAAGTTTCCGAAATTTCCCCAATCCATTGTATCGGCAAGGGGGATATTGTTTTATGCCCTTACCGGTTCAATTCTGTTTATTTCGGGATTTGCTACATTTGAATTCAATATCAAGTACCTATTTTCTGGAGGGGCTTATTTGGCATACTTTTTGGCAGCGTGGTTAGTGTATTCCATTGAAATCAAACTCGAATCGGATAAAAAAACAGTTCCGCCAAAAATAGATCAGGTTGGGATATTGATTTCGGTTCTAATACTTTTGTCTTTTTCATGCTTTGCCGGGTTTAGTCAAAATGATCCTATGATTAGCACCGTTTCGGCGATTTTCATTCCATTCATTTTGGTTGCACTGATTTTTCCGGCTCACGTAAGGCACATTCAACGTGCACGGATGTATGGTGTATTTGTACCGGCTATGTTTCTTTCAATTCGGTTTCCATGGTTTTTAATTCCGTTGGCAGTTGTTTTTTACGGATTGAGAAAAATAACCTATTTCCAGACCGATGAAGTGTATCCTTCATTTCGGGTAGATTTTGACGAATTAGAATCGGACTAATTCATGTTTGATGTCATTATTGTTGGAAGTGGTCCTGCAGGCGCCACAGCAGCTTTGTATTGTCACAAAGCCGGATTAAAAACCATTGTTCTAGATAAAGCCACTTTCCCACGAGATAAAGTTTGTGGCGATGCGTTATCAGGAAAAGCTATCCGAATTCTAAGAGAACTTGACTTATTAGAATCTCTGCAAAACCTAGAAGGCGCACCGATCCGACGGATCACGTTTGGGAGTCCAAATCACAAACAGTTTGATCTCGAATTAAAGGACTCTCCGAACACAAATCACATTAGGCAAGGATTTGTAATTCCTCGAAAAATATTCGATCACTTTTTGTTTCAGGAAGCACAAAATGTAACAGAAATACGGGAAAATTTTTCAGTAAAGGATGTTCTGGTTGAAAATGGAAATGTTACTGGAATAATTGGGTGTCAAAACGACGGTTCGGATGAAGAGATTCGGGCAAATATAGTTTTTGGCGCTGACGGATTTAACTCGATTCTTTCGAGGAAATTAGGATTGTATAATATGGATATGGAACATACATCTGTAGCAATTCGGTGTTATTACGAAGGAGTGAAAAACCTGACAGACCAAATCGAATTACATTATGTTGACGAGGTGAATCCGGGTTATTTTTGGATTTTTCCTGCCGGCGGAAATAAAGCGAATATCGGGCTTGGATTATCAAAAGATGATGTGAAGAAGAAAAAAAAGAATTTGGCGAATCTTTTGGATGATGTAACGGCTTCTCCGTATTTCAAAGAACGGTTCGCCGATGCAAAGCCATTGGAAAAACCGGTCGGGTGGAATCTACCGCTGGGTAGCATTCGCAGGCCAAATCATGGGGATGGATTTATGCTCCTTGGCGATGCGGCCGGATTGGTCGATCCCTTTACGGGAGAGGGAATCGGCAATGCGCTTGTAAGTGCAAAATTTGCGGCAGAAACGGCACAAAAGGCCAAAGCCAGTAACAATTTCAGTTCAGCGGTTT
Coding sequences:
- a CDS encoding NAD(P)/FAD-dependent oxidoreductase, translated to MFDVIIVGSGPAGATAALYCHKAGLKTIVLDKATFPRDKVCGDALSGKAIRILRELDLLESLQNLEGAPIRRITFGSPNHKQFDLELKDSPNTNHIRQGFVIPRKIFDHFLFQEAQNVTEIRENFSVKDVLVENGNVTGIIGCQNDGSDEEIRANIVFGADGFNSILSRKLGLYNMDMEHTSVAIRCYYEGVKNLTDQIELHYVDEVNPGYFWIFPAGGNKANIGLGLSKDDVKKKKKNLANLLDDVTASPYFKERFADAKPLEKPVGWNLPLGSIRRPNHGDGFMLLGDAAGLVDPFTGEGIGNALVSAKFAAETAQKAKASNNFSSAVLQEYDTQLWDEIGSELRVSYKLQKLAKSRFLLNFVMNRATRNVKVRNIISGMLANEIPRKDLANPLFYLKILFA